One Antedon mediterranea chromosome 1, ecAntMedi1.1, whole genome shotgun sequence genomic window, aatataaatgtataccttctgatgaatttgagaccaaaattacctcgctgtgaccagtggttgtcgagatttaaggacctattggtgtttagtttgataacctttcaccctgaccttttgacctttcgccacattttcaaaatgtgtaaccaagccaataatgattgtttgaccatcctaaaccaatttctgaagtcaaattctctggacctcaaagtgcatacgaaagttgatctagctactagagtaaacCTTCAAGAGCTGCCCTTGGAGAATAACAGTATGCTTATatgtactagatggtacgctcgcttcgctcgcgtaccatctaggtcgtgcccacagatggttctcgaatacataataatttcagcgttaaaaaactggcgatttcaaatgtacgtacaataatacatgtcgtttacaggaacgaataaatagacactgatttatgtactcaactaaaattagcaccctgagaattacttccggaaagagaaacttgtcacaaaatgagaccaattgttcagtgggacagccagtcgacaaatcgtgtcaaatttcgactcggagagggcgccctacttttctaatttagttcaaaattgctaaattttagggtgttggaaaaacataatatttgtaaatttagctgattatcggaaaaatattgttagtgaaataaattcataaatggttttaatatattgtcatgtaaaattaaatgtatttgaacaaaacgataatctgtaatttaacggcaaaatcaaccaatgtctttttttcgaaattgtaccctagaaaatcattaaaataaaatatttagaaaaattgaacagtcctgaatttaaaatcactgttagaaaaattaataatctacagaatacgatattaagatacaaaattcggtggttgggatgcagctccgactattcaaactaaaggtaccactatttgttccatcgaaaactagcgaaaccgccattttgtaaacgggtgtcacgaaagctcagaccacgaaagctcagaccccctaagacctaagatcacgaaagctaagacccaacacctaagattacaaatactaagatatactacagcttaaaaacaatacttgtttatccatacataattttaaacacagtaggtttcatttattaccataaatataatttaatactaccgcaaaacatagataaactcacattattttcgcccgttgagtaaatgtatattttttctttacaacaaacaaacttgacgggttgtttgttggtatatatttactccattgtgttgcttcagaggctgtttttcttacgcacctgcctttcttgtattttgactccaaatttgttgactaactttatcctgaacaccacactttaaaattaggacttataagtactttcagaaggagaaacacataataacaaataaataaatcctttaaattgatgattttacagatgtgtttctttgtatactgtaatgacaatgtaactcctcgagctccccccatgctcaatgtttttgtttctatggagcgccaaaagaggaacaataatagtacaagtataaaaacagaaagaaaacgaaacaaaaaaacttatcatgatttttaaattaaaatttatttgccagtatttatttcttcgtacttgcacgattatactattatcattacaattttaattttacattgttccatccacactgtagatggactccacagagttttcagccctctatataatttttgctcttttgacgttccatagaaacaaaaacattgaacatggcccatggggtaggcctactgtactgtaggctagtcattttgtgtgcgagaaaaacgtctgtaaaatcatcaatttaaaaatgtatttgttactttttatgtgattctttttcatgaaagtgccaattctaaggtgtggtattcagaataaatgttgggagttaaaatacaaggcaggtgcgaaagataaatatttgtaatcttaggtgttgggtcttagctttcgtgatcttaggtcttaaggggtctgagctttcgtggtctgagctttcgtgacacccttttgtaaacacatcgtcatcgtgtttatgaatttatttatatcgaacgatatacgcgatgtttataattgtccgcgtataagaattcatataaataaatacattccaatacaacgtatattattacttgtttatttatcacagtatacattttagttgaggaatatttatcataactattataatagcttttatacgagtccgaggcctagccctattagcgagcgattgttccaggggcggaaagtcacttagtgacgttgtgatcgggcgcgtcgggcctagctaatattaataatatgacctgaaataagcggctaacaagaactgttatatacttgcttacaattgttttattattgatgaacaaacaagcaattagattgaataacaaattatttattcatttttttggggtaaaaacatgtacaaactagtactgtataatataaattataatattagtaatattaaaccatggaggtatacctccatgattaaactaatacagttaataataaaatataaaataggcctaacatacaataaatattcaatttttaaggtctaccacatgacaataacataatttacagagtatagtgtagtaggtttgcattcaacataaatatttgtaattcaacattttgttttaaataattaaattatagtttgggtatgacaatgtcggtaggtaccggtgtcatctttttatccacttcactctcagtttgaagtcacaaagacaaagaactctgcatcatcaacgattcctgaaagtgtcagaaaaaataataaatattatttaaaaaaaatgttaatgtctggttgtatatataattataatattatatgatgacataaaagtaaggcaaatggaagctgtattttattaattaaattacagtatttatttactattattatttatataatctaggcctactactagtaggcctactagcagcCTGCTAGGCATCTATTcagcctaataaatcaaataataaatgaaaaataaaataataatattaatactgattgaaaaaaagtattttttttgcggggatcagatcaccaggctaggccggccaggaccaatgatactcgtaatcagtacaacttaacgactatcggatcagcatcaacacagtacaacacacgtctcgctatcgcctatactgacacacgtgtctcgcgttgccgaaaccacgctcacagctagaaaatgtacctacctttcgaggcctgagaatacaccaacaaattttgaccaggatagaaatatatcatactcgattaaactaatattattcttgataaaacaattgattataatctttttaatttgttgggatgcacctccgactattcagaaaatggacaacaaaacagtagtcaaatcgtaccacatttataaatttcacgagtcccgatttcagtcgccgaatgtattgtattagcttcggtttctttgaaggaaaccgattggttattcaataatacttattaggaaatgcttttaccataataggtaatgttgggcggtacttaaatattcatgagagcttaaaataaaacagcacttatttgctaggcgacgaaaaatcgtggtttcagttttcaacgataggtggcgcttcaaaatcgtcaatgcggaagtaagtcgattttacacgatttaacggtcaaaacgcgaagtggctttcccactgtgtttaagtcaaatttaaacaaacttaatttgtgttttgtatttaacattaggggtgagggatggggaagaggatgggtgcaaagaggaacaatttttaaatatattaaatatattctttatccatttagtaacgaaatattaattgttttcatgttttacaaataatatatcactaaacacagtaaaacattgctatgtaatactttgttgaaactatcaccgtcctagtcgatatcgcatttaggtattgataataataataatatggcttttgaatatataattactgtctgtagaataacatttattttatatgggttgtattattgctaagctatcaccaaatcgcgttataacattatttctcagggttttttgccccattgatcaataccaaacgcgtatcggtattatagtttttaatgaatcattacattaataaaaatactcaATTAAATTAATCGtgtcagtccaattccgacttatgtttcgatcacatagttctgtgtctacactgtcccaactagtttaacaaaaaaagtgtgatgtgcccaaatatggtagtgatatgcccgattatcgtagtgatatgacatcgtcatgtctatataatatgggcacatcatatttagtttgatagtatatatagacagagcttaaggattatatttaaaaaatgttttcttacattttgaacggaagtatttatttgtttataagcccaattttccagtcttaattttacattttgaaaaaaagtatttatttgtttataagcccaattttccagtcttaattttacattttgaaaaaaaagtattttatttgttgataagcccaattgtgcagtcttattttacatttgaacgaaagtatttatttgttaataagcccaattttgcagtcttattttaccttttaaacgaaagtatttatttgttgataagccgaattttccagtttaataataatgaccccttccacagtgcttataccatatacattttacatgatattgaccgtgggttctttacgcctctgatgcatttgtttttattgtacctttttaataaattattatatgtttaggcctaatcacacccaatttaatgaaacggtcagattccgatttcaattgaacgaaagtagtactgtatttattgtaAAGTTCATAAGATACATAGCGCTAGATAATTATTTTAGATTAGCCCTCTAGCGATAACCTTCGACATGATCGGAGGATGATGGCAAAAAACCATGTGTTAAAGATGGTTTCGTAGTTCTATAGGGGAACTAAACATCCAAGTGTAGTTTAAAGTATAGTTTCATAGGGAAACTAGATAGATACTTTAAGATAATATTGTTAATAGATAAAGGAAGATTTCAAGTGTACTAGGAAGGTTCAGAAGTTTCGAAACCTCTCAATCCTCGACCATACTCAAATtaaagaaagagaaaagaatAAAGATACTTTGACAGATTTTACTGAGCATCGTGATTGTTGTTATCTGCCTGACTTATCCTGTACACCTGTTAACATTTCGAAACTTGACAATGTCAAGCACACAGAGTTCGACTAGAAGTAGCCAATTAGAGATATCAGCAGCAGAATCAAGAGCTGAATTGGCGGTTGCTAAGGCGAGAGCTCAATATAATAAGAAAACCTTACAGAAAAGATTAGAACTTGAACAAATAGAAGAAGAGGGTAAATTAGCCGTAGCACAAGCCGGCTCAGATGCCTTGGACAAAGAGCTAGAACGATTGTCCATTACGGCTGACGATACACCTCAGGTACCAAATACTGATGCGGTCGATAAGGTTAGTCAATACCTTGACTCATTAGACAAAAACGAAGCGGTACAGCCTGTCTTAGAACCAGTACCACCTACACTATCACCTAATGCAACATCATGGTTTCCAAGGGCAAACCCAACTACAGATCAGACCACAGTTACACCTAAACCTGAAATAAGCTCTGCACCTTACCTGATTACACCTACTCCAGCCGTTGAACAGACCAATAATATACTACTACagaatttgattaaaaaacagGGAGAAGTACTGTCCCAATGGTTGATACAAACAAGTCTACCTAAAAGGGGACTTACAAAATTCGACGGCAACCCAATAGATTATGGACGATTTAAGAGAGCCTTTAAGCACGAGGTGGAAGGCCAGGCAAGGTTCGCAGCGAGAGAGACAAACTGTACTACTTAGAACAATATACAACTGGTGAGGTGAATAATCTGGTCAAGAGCTATTTAGCTATGGATCCTGGAGAAGGCATTAGACAAGCGAAGCAGGCGCTAATAGATAAATACGGTAATCCATTCAGATTGGCGGATGCCTATATTACATCATTAAAGGACTTTCCTGATATAAAGGCAGAGGATAAAGATTCTTTGTCCAGATACTCATTACTACTTATCGAATGTAAGAACTCCATGTCCAGTCTCGATCATTTACAAGAATTAAATCATACAAGTAGCATACAGACCCTCACGTTGAAACTGCCTTACCGCATGGGAGACAAATGGAGGACCAAAGCAGACCTTATTCAAGAAACTAGAAGGGTACAATTTGACGACTTTGTACTATTCGTAGAAAAACAGTCCAGGATTCTTAGTAATCCTACGTTTGGGAACATCAAAGACGAAAAGGTATCTCAGCGCAAACCACCACATAGACCAAAGGGAGCTTATGCTGCAGCCGAAGTGCAAAGAGACTGTCTTTACTGCAGTAAAGGCGCACACAGAATAGAAGAGTGCAGGAAATTCGACAACCTGCAAAGACCAGAGAAACTAACCTACATTAAAGAACACAGATTATGCTACGGCTGCTTAACTACTGGTCACTTGGCTAAACATTGCAACAGTCGCCACACGTGCACCAAATGTAAGAGGAGGCACCCAAACACGCTCCACCAAGACCCAGTTGTTAACACTAAAACGACAAACAAGAATAAAGGTAAGCAGCCTAACCAACTGCAAGCTGCGTGTGCCAAGATAAATCAAGGAGAATGTGCCTTGGCAGTGATCCCAGTTCGCGTAAGCGTTGGATGATCACACCAAGTAGAAACATACGCCTTTCTAGATCCAGGGAGCACCATTTCGTTTTGCTCAGAGGCACTCGTAAAACAACTTGGCGTTGGTGGAAGGAATGAATGTATCACCATTGACACGATGGGGTCTACGTACCGATTAACAACAAAGGCGGTAAAGGGACTAAAGGTAACTTCCCTAGACAACAGAAATATGGAAACTGTTATACACACTGCATATACTAAGAGCAACTTACCTATTCAGAAGGCACACTTTCCTAAACAATCGGACATTGACAAGTGGCCACATTTACAAGGCGTAAAAATACCCCAGATAGATAAGGGTAAAGAAGTGGGTCTACTGATGGGCATGGGTGTAGCAAGTGCTTATACACCTCTGGAAGTAAAAACAGGACCTATCGACGCTCCCCATGCAACCAGAACTAACCTGGGGTGGATCGTTTGGAACTTGATTGGTAACCACGAAAGTAGTCACCCATACCCAGCAAACTTCGTTGGAAGAAATGTAGAAAAGTCTACTTACGACACGTTGGAGAAGTTAGTAAAAAGGAGCACCGAGATTGACTTCCCAGAAAGTGGTTTGGATCTTACACAAAACCATTCTGTTGAAGATAAATTATTCCTCAGGAAAGTAAACGAAAGCATAGTGAAGGGACCCGACAATCACTTTACAATTAGCCTTCCTTTTAGACGCAATGAAGTGGTCATGCCTGACAACAGACTACAAGCAGTCAAACGACTAGAGTCATTATGTCGTCGTCTGAAGGCAGATAAACCATACGCAATGGAATACACCAACTACATGGATGAATTGTTAACCAAGGGATATGCAGAGAGAGTACCACCTGACGAAATTATACAAGATGGACACAAATGGTATATCCCTCACCAGGCGTTTACAATCCCCAGAAACCTGGGAAATTAAGAGTGGTTTTCGACTGTGGAGCAAGATATCAGGGAGTAGCTCTTAATGATGTTTTGTTACCCGGACCAAACCTGACTAGCAACCTATTGGGGGTGCTACTCCGTTTCAGGGAAGAAGAAGTTGCCATAATTGCTGATGTGGAAAAGATGTTCCACCAAGTCAAAGTACCGGAAAGTGATAGAAACTTCCTCAGATTTCTATGGTTCCCAAATGGAAACATTTATGCTACTCCCGTAGAATATAGAATGACCGTGCACCTATTCGGATCAACCTAGTCACCCTCATGTGCAAATAAGGCACTACAACAGACAGCAGCCGACTGTTCTATTTCAGAAATCCAAGAAAACACCAAGAAAACATTGTTACGTAACTTCTACGTAGATGATCTGTTAAAGAGTGTGGAGAATCCGGAGACATGAGTGGAACTTATTAAGCAGCTGAGAATACTATGCCAAGATGGAGGATTTCGTTTGACAAAATGGACCAGCAATTCAAAGAAAGTAATAAACACTATACCAGAATCTGAACGGTCAAAGGAACTTCAGTCAATTAATCTACATGAAGAAACCATACCATGTGAAAGAGCATTAGGCATTAAATGGCATCCAGAAGAAGAATATTTATATTTCGAAGCTTCAACCAGAGAGCAAGCTGTCACAAGGAGAGGAATCTTATCTACAATAAGTTCTGTTTTTGACCCAATGGGCTTAATAGCACCAGTTATCCTACCGGCGAAGATATTACTTCAAGAAGTAATGCGAGATAACAAAGGCTGGGATGAACCCATTGACGGGGAAATAAAACAACGCTGGCAGACCTGGTTGGAAGAATCAAAACTTATTTCTAACATCAAGATACCAAGATGCGTTAACTTGAATTGTGCAAAGAGACTATGTCAACTCCATATGTTCGCAGACGCTAGTGAAATGGGCTACGGAATAGTCGCCTACGTACGATGTGTGGTAGATGGAGCCATTACCTGCAACAATCTGTATAGCCGTTCAAGAGTTTCACCACTCAAGCGAATGACAATACCACGACTTGAGCTTACAGCAGCGACATTGGCGGTAAAGAGTGCAAGCTTAATCCAATCTGAAATAGATTACAACTTTGACGATATCCTTTTCTGGACTGATAGCATGTTGGTGATCAACTATATTAACAATGTGAGTACAAGATTCAGTACCTTTGTTGCTAATCGACTAAATGTCATACAAGAAGGATCTACTACGAGTCAATGGAGACATGTTGGTACTAAAGATAACCCTGCTGACATCGCCTCAAGAGGACTGAAACTAGGAAAAATCGAAAATGAGAAAATGTGGTTACGAGGGCCGGAATTCCTCTGGCAGGAAACAAACCAGTGGCCTCAACAAATTCAAGGTAGCCATAATTTGAAGATAGATGATCCTGAAGTCAAGAAGGTTGCATGTCCAGTCTTGCCTTATGCTGATACATTACAAACCTTGGCGAAACACTATTCATCTTGGAGTCGCCTACGTAGAGCCACCGCCTGGATGATAAAGTTAAAACAGGTTCTTCGCAAGAAGGATGTAGACAGAAAATATCTGACGGTATCCGAACTAAAAGCAGCTGAAGTGTCTCTCGTAAGAAATGTTCAAAGAAGGAGTTATATAGAAGAGATTAAATCATTGGAAGCTGGTAATCAAATCAAGAAATCAAGTCCATTAGTAAAACTTGatccatttttggaaaatggcGTCCTAAAGGTAGGAGGTCGCTTGAGAAGAGCAGAGTTGGGTTCGTCTAAACACCAAATGATCCTGCCTAAGAACTCTCATGTTTCCCAGTTAATAATACGAGAGATGCACAGAAATCTTGGCCATTGTGGCAGAAACCAAATCATAACGCACCTGAGGAAAAAATACTGGGTACCTCAAGTCGTCTCTGCTACCAGGAAATTAATCAGCAAATGCGTACTATGTAGAAGGTACCACAGAAGAGCGGAAAACCAGAAAATGGCCGACCTGCCGAGTTGTAGAGTAACTGTTGGTGAAAACCCATTCTCACATACTGGAATGGATTACTTTGGACCCTTCGATATAAAAAGAGGAAGAACTATACATAAGAGATATGGAGTAATATTTACCTGTTTGAAAACTAGAGCAATTCACTTGGAAGTATCTGACTCATTGACGACCACTAGTTGCCTCAATGCTCTTCGACGTTTTACCGCAAGGAGAGCCCCAATACGCATGATAATGTCAGACAATGGAACAAACCTCATTGGTGCCAAGAATGAGCTAAAAAAGGCAATTAAGGAGCTCAACCCAAGGGAAATCCAAAGTAATATGCTTCGACAAAATATAGACTGGAAATTTAATCCGCCTTCCGCTTCACACTACGGTGGCACATGGGAGAGAATGATTCGTTCTGTTCGGAAGGTCTTATATAGTGTTCTGAAGGAGCAACCAATGGAGCTAGATGACGAAGGACTTCCAACAGTATTTTGTGAAGTTGAAGGAATTGTCAATAGCAGACCGTTGACGATTATATCAGACAGTCCATTAGATAAAGATCCGTTAACACCTAACCACTTTCTTCTTGTGGGAAACAAGCAAACATCAATGGAACCAGGCGTGTTCGAAAGAAAGGAACTAGTAAAGGGATGGAGACAAATTCAGTATTTAACAAATCTCTTCTGGAGACGTTGGTCCAAGGAATATTTGGTAACACTTCAGGAACGACAGAGATGGTTTCACCAGAGAAAAAATGTGAATGTAGGAGAAATTGTGTTGATATGCGACAACAACTCACCAAGAGGACAATGGCCAATGGGCAGAGTGGTGGAGGTATACCCTGATGAGAAAGGTTATGTTAGAGCAGTGAAGC contains:
- the LOC140041469 gene encoding uncharacterized protein, which translates into the protein MDPGEGIRQAKQALIDKYGNPFRLADAYITSLKDFPDIKAEDKDSLSRYSLLLIECKNSMSSLDHLQELNHTSSIQTLTLKLPYRMGDKWRTKADLIQETRRVQFDDFVLFVEKQSRILSNPTFGNIKDEKVSQRKPPHRPKGAYAAAEVQRDCLYCSKGAHRIEECRKFDNLQRPEKLTYIKEHRLCYGCLTTGHLAKHCNSRHTCTKCKRRHPNTLHQDPVVNTKTTNKNKGKQPNQLQAACAKINQGECALAVIPVRVSVG
- the LOC140041485 gene encoding uncharacterized protein, which translates into the protein MGSTYRLTTKAVKGLKVTSLDNRNMETVIHTAYTKSNLPIQKAHFPKQSDIDKWPHLQGVKIPQIDKGKEVGLLMGMGVASAYTPLEVKTGPIDAPHATRTNLGWIVWNLIGNHESSHPYPANFVGRNVEKSTYDTLEKLVKRSTEIDFPESGLDLTQNHSVEDKLFLRKVNESIVKGPDNHFTISLPFRRNEVVMPDNRLQAVKRLESLCRRLKADKPYAMEYTNYMDELLTKGYAERVPPDEIIQDGHKWEEEVAIIADVEKMFHQVKLRILCQDGGFRLTKWTSNSKKVINTIPESERSKELQSINLHEETIPCERALGIKWHPEEEYLYFEASTREQAVTRRGILSTISSVFDPMGLIAPVILPAKILLQEVMRDNKGWDEPIDGEIKQRWQTWLEESKLISNIKIPRCVNLNCAKRLCQLHMFADASEMGYGIVAYVRCVVDGAITCNNLYSRSRVSPLKRMTIPRLELTAATLAVKSASLIQSEIDYNFDDILFWTDSMLVINYINNVSTRFSTFVANRLNVIQEGSTTSQWRHVGTKDNPADIASRGLKLGKIENEKMWLRGPEFLWQETNQWPQQIQGSHNLKIDDPEVKKVACPVLPYADTLQTLAKHYSSWSRLRRATAWMIKLKQVLRKKDVDRKYLTVSELKAAEVSLVRNVQRRSYIEEIKSLEAGNQIKKSSPLVKLDPFLENGVLKVGGRLRRAELGSSKHQMILPKNSHVSQLIIREMHRNLGHCGRNQIITHLRKKYWVPQVVSATRKLISKCVLCRRYHRRAENQKMADLPSCRVTVGENPFSHTGMDYFGPFDIKRGRTIHKRYGVIFTCLKTRAIHLEVSDSLTTTSCLNALRRFTARRAPIRMIMSDNGTNLIGAKNELKKAIKELNPREIQSNMLRQNIDWKFNPPSASHYGGTWERMIRSVRKVLYSVLKEQPMELDDEGLPTVFCEVEGIVNSRPLTIISDSPLDKDPLTPNHFLLVGNKQTSMEPGVFERKELVKGWRQIQYLTNLFWRRWSKEYLVTLQERQRWFHQRKNVNVGEIVLICDNNSPRGQWPMGRVVEVYPDEKGYVRAVKLKTSTSELKRPITKLVVLLEADSP